Below is a genomic region from Sphingomonas sp. KR3-1.
CACCGCGACGTGGCGCACCGTCGGGTGCGCGCCGACGATCGTCTCGATCTCGTTGGGATTGATCCACTCGCCGCCCGACTTGATCAGGTCCTTGGCGCGCCCGCAGATCGTCAGATTGCCCGCCGCGTCGATCATCGCCAGGTCGCCGGTGTCGAAATAGCCCTCGGCGTCGAGCACGTCCTCGTCGCGGCGGTAATAGCGCTCGATCACGCTATGCCCCTTGACCTTGAGGTGCCCCAAAATGTCGCGCTGCGGCACCAGCGTGTTGCCCTCGGCATCGGTGAGCTTGAGGTCGAGCCCCATGATCGGCCGGCCCGAGGCGGGGCTGGCATCGGCGGGCAGGTCCCTCGGCGCGATCGTGCCCACCGGCGACAGCTCGGTCATCCCCCAGCTCGTCTGCACCGCGGCGCCGAGCTTCTCCTCGAGCCGGCGGATCAGCGCGTCGGGGCAGCTCGATCCGCCGATCAGCACGCGCTGCAGCGTCGGGAAGGTCTCGCCGCTCGCCTCGGCCTGGTCGGCCAGCCCCAGCCAGACGGTCTGGACACCGACCGCGACGGTCACGCCCTCGTCGCGGATCAGCCGGCCCAGGCTCGGCCCGTCGACCACCCGACCGGGCAGCACCAGCTTGGTCCCCGCCGCCGGCGCCGCGAACGGCATGCCCCAGCCATTGGCGTGGAACATCGGCACGCCGAGCAGCAGCGTGTCCTGCGCGGTGATCGCCGCGGCATCGGCCTGCAGCGCGCGCAGCGTGTGGAGATAGTTGGAGCGGTGGGTATAGACCACGCCCTTGGGGCTGCCGGTGGTGCCCGAAGTGTAGCAGAGCCCGGCGGGGATGTTCTCGTCGAACGCCCCCCATGCCACCGGGGCGCCGTGCGCCGCCAGCAGCGCGTCCTGATCCCAGATGCGCGCCCGGTGCGACCCGAGGGGCTGAACATCCGCAACCAGTGCGTCCAGAATAATGACCTGCTCGATGCTCGGGCAGTGCGCGAGCACCTCGCGCGCCAGCGGCAGCAGGTCGGCCGCGACCGCGAGCACGCGGTTCTCGGCCTCGTTGATCATCGCGGCGAGGTGCGCCGCGGTCAGCCGCGGGTTGAGCGTGTGGCACACCAGCCCCATGCCCATCGCCGCATAATAGATCTCGACATGGTGGATCGTGTTCCAGGCGAGCGTGCCCACCCGGTCGCCCTGCACCATGCCCAGCGCCGCCAGCGCGCCCGACAGGCGGTTGGCGCGGTCGCGCAGCACCGCATAGCTGGTGCGCTTGACCGCCCTGCCCGCCTCGGCCTCGACCACCTCGCAGTCCTGGAACCACTTGGCGGCGTGATCGAGGAATTTGTCTACTGTCAGTCCGTAGGGCTGCATGAAACTCTTCGGGCGCGAAAGGAAAAGGAAAGGCCGCCGGAGAGGGAGTCTCCGACGGCCAGGTGGGAAATCAGAAGACCTTGAGCAGCTTTACGCCGTACTGGCGCGGCGCTCCGGCGAAATAGAGCCCCGAGTTGAGCGCCGCCGGATAATGCTGGTCGGTCAGGTTGGTGCCATAGGCGGTGAGCGTCCAGCTCTTGTGCTGGAAGGCGATCTGGGCGTTGAGGATGCGGCGCGCCTCGATCAGGTCGCCCTTCGCTTCATTCTCGAACAGCGTCGCCCATTGCGAGCCGACATAGCCGAAGTTCACGCGCGGCGTGATGCTGTCGCCATTGCCGAACTTCGCTTCATACTGCGCGCCGACATTGAAGGTGACGTTGGGCGCATAGGTCTGGCGCTGCCCCTTCAGATTGATGCAGGCGCCGCCGGCCGGGCCGGTGGTCGGCTGGCAGGCAGTCGTGGTCGTCCCGCGCGGATCGACCGCGTAGAACTGGCCCAGCTCGCTGTGCAGCACGTTGATGCCGCCATCGAGCGAGAAGCCGCCCGAATGGAACTCGGCCTCGGCCTCGAAGCCATAGATCTTGGTGGTATCCGGGACGTTCAGCTCGATGCCGAAGGTCGGGAAGTCGGGATAGCCGATGATGACCTGGAAGTTCTTGTAGTTGTTATAGAAGCCGGTCAGCGTCGTGCGCAGCTTGCCGTCGGCGAAATTGCCCTTCCAGCCCGCTTCGAACGAGGTCACTTCCTCCGGCTTGAACGGCGCGATCGCGGCCGCGCCGACCGGCACGTTGAGGCCGCCGGGGCGGAAGCCGGTGGCGACGAACGCATAGAGATACTGGCTGTCGCTAGCCTTCCAGCCCAGGGTCGCCTTGTAGGAGAAATTGTCCGAGGTGACCGTCTGCACCTGGTTGATCGGCGTGCCATATTGCTGGACCTGGACATAGTTGGTCGAGCGGCTGGCGGTATAGCGGCCGCCCAGGTCCAGCTTCAGGGTCGGGGTGATCTCGAAGCCGATCTGGCCGAAGCCGGCGAGC
It encodes:
- a CDS encoding AMP-binding protein, whose amino-acid sequence is MQPYGLTVDKFLDHAAKWFQDCEVVEAEAGRAVKRTSYAVLRDRANRLSGALAALGMVQGDRVGTLAWNTIHHVEIYYAAMGMGLVCHTLNPRLTAAHLAAMINEAENRVLAVAADLLPLAREVLAHCPSIEQVIILDALVADVQPLGSHRARIWDQDALLAAHGAPVAWGAFDENIPAGLCYTSGTTGSPKGVVYTHRSNYLHTLRALQADAAAITAQDTLLLGVPMFHANGWGMPFAAPAAGTKLVLPGRVVDGPSLGRLIRDEGVTVAVGVQTVWLGLADQAEASGETFPTLQRVLIGGSSCPDALIRRLEEKLGAAVQTSWGMTELSPVGTIAPRDLPADASPASGRPIMGLDLKLTDAEGNTLVPQRDILGHLKVKGHSVIERYYRRDEDVLDAEGYFDTGDLAMIDAAGNLTICGRAKDLIKSGGEWINPNEIETIVGAHPTVRHVAVIGRADAKWGERPVLIVETEGEDKDPRALLALLRGKVADWWIPGEVAEVDAMPLAASGKIDKKRLRDDYAEGRIAASKVGR